The DNA sequence ACATCCACTACAAGGCCAGGAGTAGGGTGAGGAGAACGAGGCgctttgggggggggaggggcaaagtgtCACGTGCTGCCCAGAACAGTCATTATGACAAGTGATATTTTCATGTCATGTTGCAAAAAAATATAAACgcaaaaaacaaaatccacaatGAACAGAATGTCCAGTTGGGAAATTCAGAGCAGATCTGACCGGCGGGGGCTCTGGGAAGGCTGGGCGgtgagtggggctggggcagccGGATCCTGTGTTTATGTAAAATGTCCGCACTTTGTTTGTCGTGGGTTCGGCATTCATTTGGACGTTCTGCGGTATGGCGCGAAGACACGGTTTATCCCAAGGCCTGTGGGCTTTGGCCCCCACCCCAACATTCTGCACCCAGATCTGTCTTTGTTTCAAATGTTGAAAATTGGCGTGGAATGGGTTCGTGTGCATCCATTTCCATTTTCGACAAAGTCGCGTGATGACTGAGTTTCGGGGCGCACCCTAATCACGCCCGCTCCCAGGGCGGGTGCCTCCCTCGCCGCCCCTGCTGCCCGTCTGTGCTGGGTGGGCCCTGGAGCTGTGGCTTCTGTGCCCCGCAGATTCCAAGACCCGGCGGAGTGGGTGGCCTATGCAGGCACGACCCACCTCAGTGGCGCAGAGGCCAGCACGGTGCGGGTGCGCGTGGCCCGCATCACCCCGCACCCCCTGTACAACCCGGACACGGCCGACTTCGACGTGGCGGTGCTGGAGCTGGACGGCCCGCTGGCCTTCGGCAGGCACGTCCAGCCCGTGTGCCTGCCTGCCGCCACGCACGTCTTCCCGCCGCGGAGGAAGTGCCTCATCTCCGGCTGGGGCTACCTCAAGGAGGACTTCCGTAagtcgcccctcccctgcctcctcccgcGGCCGGGGGTCCTGGCGCTCCGTGCCTGCGGTGCCTGCCGCCCCAGAGGGTACTCTGGGCGGTTCTGTGCCATTTGCGAATGTGCCCTgctgtttcagctcaggccagaaACCGGCGTCCTTTCCGTGGCGTATTCACTGCCACGTTTTGTGCGTTTTTGTGCTCTTTGTGGGTGACTGCTAAAATGGCCCCTGGTGCAGAGTGGCGGCTGGCGTCTCTAGGCGCAGACAGGCCGGGGTGTCTAGTAAGCTGCTTTCCGCGGTGGGTTCCACAGCGAAGTGCGCGTGCTCAGAGGCACACACACGTAAGTTACGTGCTGATCCCTCACGAACCTTGAGAGCAGAGGCTCCTAGGaacctgccctctgccccccacaAGCCACGCTACGGAAGCGATAAGTCAGGGTTTGTGGCGACTTTACAGAACAGAACTGTCTCGGAGGAGGGGTGAGAATCCACTGTAATCTGACAGAAGGTGCTGGAAGGAAACCCACAGGATGTTGCAGGGAAAAAGATTTGGGGTGGGGATGGCTTCAGGGAAGGACCGTGAAAGTGACGCCTCAGCTCTGACCCAGTGGATGAGATAAAGTATTCGGACAGGGGGTTGTCCTGCAGCGAGAAGTCCCATCATTGTGGGAAGTCCTATTGGATGACACTAGTCTAGCACATTCTAGAGCAAACTGTCCAGGCTGGCTCAGTGGCTGTGCATGGAAGTGGGGGGTGCCCGAGGGCCCCCCAAGTTGAGGGGCAGCTTTGCCCTGTCGAAAGGGTCTGGGCGTCCACCGCAGCTGACTTCAGGTGCAGGGCCCATGGCCTGTGATTTGGGGTTTTCTCAGGTCTGTGCCTGCCTGAtacgaaagaaaagaaaaatgtcgTATGATTTTTACACCTTCTGAAAAGGAAAGGTGTTTTCCACACGGACCTCATTAGGAGGGAATATAAAGATAATTAAGCCCAGGCCACAAACATTTCGTTTCAGCCTCCCTTGTTCACCGACCACAGGTCCAAGGgcggggcagggagcagagcagTGAGCCTCGCCACGTGGGGCTCCCAGGCCAGACCGGCACTATCCAAGAGCGCTtcccttggggggtgggggctgtgcttTATGCTTGTGTCACCCGCTATAGGAGCCAGCAGCCCCCTGCAAGCTGGCCGTGGCCGTGTGCTTGGGAAACcgagtttttacattttattgcatCTTACGCATTTAGATCtacatttaaatagccacatgtagccaGTGGCTGCCAGACTGGACAGCACAGCCCTGGAAGGAAGTAGGTGGTGAGGACGACAGGTGGCGATGAGTGCATTGGAGACTAAGGTTGGGTGGAGATGGGGGCTGCAAGCTTTAGTAGGGTGGTCGGGAGGGGCTTCTTGAGAATGGAGGTGAGGGGGGAAGGCAGGCAGATTGTGTAGGGACGGACAGCGCTCTAGGCAGCTGGGACAGCATGCACAAAGGCTCTGGGGTCGGTGGTCCAGACttggacttttaaatttttttttttttttcaacgtttattttatttttgggacagagagagacagagcatgaacgggggaggggcagagagagagggagacacagaatcggaaacaggctccaggctctgagccatcagcccagagcccgacgcggggctcgaactcccggaccgcgagatcgtgacctggctgaagtcggacgcttaaccgactgcgccacccaggcgcccccagacttggACTTTTCATTTGAGCCGGGATGGGGGGAGGGCATCACCCTGCAGGATTTGGGGAGAGGGCAACATAATCTGTAGCAAAGAAGGCACTGGCTGCAGGCCGAGAAAAGATTTCAGCAGAGTAGGACAAGAATGATAGCAGAAGCAGGTACGGGGAGGCTCAGGGCAGAGCAGGTTTtaggagggaggtgaggagggagccCAGTCTTGGGTGTTCACTTTGATGCCTCTTCGCCGCCTGGGCCACGGAGGTTGCTGGGGGCGATTGTGGAGTGTGTGCTCTGCCAGTTTCCAAGCTGGCTGCTGCCGCGGATCCCCTTCCCCCTGGGGAAGCCGAGGGCCAGAGCAGAGACGGCCTGCAGCCTCCAGCCTCGGGGTGGCTGCCCGGGGCCCCGAAGCACTCATCCTGCTGGTGTCTCTCTGTCCTGGGCAGTGGTCAAGCCAGACATGCTGCAGAAAGCCACAGTGGAGCTGCTGGACCAGGGCCTGTGTGCCAGCCTGTATGGCCACTCGCTCACCGACAGGATGCTCTGTGCCGGCTACCTGGACGGGAAGGTGGATTCCTGCCAGGTGAGCCCCGCagcccctggggcctggggacaaGTCCCgaggccccaggccccgccccgcctgccCGAGGCCCCCAGGTTTCCACCCTGGAAGAGGGTGTGCTCACAGTTCCCGGTCTGCCACCAAGACTTCCCTGCTTGACTTCTAGCACGGCCCCggctctcctttttccttcatgCCTTTGGTCTCATTTCTCAAGCCCactggctggggggagggggggagactgCTGCCTGCACTCGGTGCCACAGCAAAACCGGGGCCTGTGGAAAAGGTGGGGAAATGGTGGCAGAGGGCGTGTGCTTGGGAACGTGAGAGTCCAGGCGagctgggagggagaagggaaagggtgAGCAGACAGGATGTGTGAGGGCGGATCAGGCCCTTCACTGCCAGTGAGACACAGGGGCAGCCACACTGGCCACCTTAGCAAGTGGCAACATCATCAGAGATCCCGTGGacgaggagaggaggggaggtttATTTGGGCTGGGTTTTGAACTGCCAGAGGCTGAACCGAGCGAGGTCTTGGAGACCCCACAGCCCAGCTGTCCAGCTGTCCTGCTGTGTGTTTACGAAGAGCAGACGGAGGCTCGCCAGCCACCTTGGCTCCGGGAGCccgtggggagggggggaccccTCTGACTCTGCGGCTCTGGGATCTGGACTGGCTGCCGCCAGGGCCCCCGACCCTCCCAAAGGCGTGCCTCTGTCTCCCAGGGCGACTCGGGAGGCCCCCTAGTCTGCGAGGAGCCCTCTGGCAGGTTCTTCCTGGCCGGCATCGTGAGCTGGGGGATAGGTTGTGCGGAAGCCCGACGCCCCGGCGTCTATGCCCGAGTGACCAGGCTGCGTGACTGGATCCTGGAGGCCATCACCGCGGCAAGCCGGCCTCTGGCCCCCACGGCGGCTCCCGCCTCCACCACCGCCAGCACTGCCCGGCCCACCAGTCCTGAGAGCCCCACCAGgcccactctgggcctcagcgCCGCGCCTCCCGACTCGGTCACCGCCTCTAAGCCACAAGGTACTTTCTAGGGGCGCAGGCGCGGGTAGGGTAGGCGTGCGCCCCTGCGGGACTGGGCGGATGGATGCTGGCTCCCGGCAGCTCTCTGCGGGAAGGAGATGCATGCCGTCTGGGCCCTTCTCTCTCGTTCCCCACAGAGTGCGGGGCCAGGCCCGCCATGGAGAAGCCCACTCGGATCGTGGGCGGGCTGGGAGCCGTGTCCGGGGAAGTGCCCTGGCAGGTCAGCCTGAAGGAAGGTTCCCGGCACTTCTGTGGCGCCACCGTGGTGGGGGACCGCTGGCTGCTGTCGGCCGCCCACTGCTTCAACCAGTAAGACCCACCCCGGCCCCCCGCGTCTGCGCAGCCACCCCCGTGCCCCTCTGTCACCCggtgccctgccccctcctctcgtGAACACGAATCCTGCCACACAGAGGCAGCCCTTCCCCTGGGCTCAAGAACTGGTTCTGTCCAGCTGCAAAACCGAGAGGGAACAGGCAGGAGAAGtgagggtttgggggggggggggcctctcaAGGGCCCCACCTGGGCCGCAGCTCCTGGGGGGAGGATTCTGCTGGGCTGGTCTCTGGGGGACAAGTGGGGGCATCTTCGCCTCCGCCCCATGGTTAGTCTGTCAGTCACAGGGCACCAGGGGCCCTTTGTGTTCTAGCCAGAGGAGATGAGCCCGCAGGGGCTCCCTGCCTTGTCCACAGGCCCCCGGCCTGGGACCACTTTTGGGCAACAGCCATGTGGCCCCTCCGTCCTCCCGGCGCCCCTCCCCAGAGCCCGGGCCCCACAGCTGTGCCTGGCGTCCTGGGGGCAGCAGGGTGTCTGAGCGGCCCCTTGTCGGCAGCACGAAGGTGGAGCTGGTGCGGGCCCACCTGGGCACCGCGTCCCTCACGGGCGTCGGCGGAAACCCAGTGAAGATGGGGCTCAAGCGGGCAGTGCTGCACCCCCAGTACAACCCCGGCATCCTGGACTTCGATGTGGCCGTGCTGGAGCTGGCCGGGCCCCTGGGTTTCAACAAGTACATCCAGCCTGTCTGCCTGCCCCTGGCTATCCAGAAGTTCCCTGTGGGCCGGAAGTGCATGATCTCCGGCTGGGGTAACACACAGGAGGGAAACGGTGAGCTCCCCACCAGGCTCTCCGGTCCCACACCTGCAAACCCCTCTCCCCTCCGCTCCCCCCAGGGTCGCAGGCTCTGGCACACAGGCAGTGTGGCTGCTTCGTAAAGGTCTATCGGCGCCCAGCCCATCCGCTGGTTTACAGACGGTCTCTGGGGGCTTTCCTGCTACAAGGGCAGAGCTCAGTCGTTGCAACAGAGACTGTCTGGCCCGTAAAGCCGTGATTATGTGCTCTGTGGCCCTTGGTAGAAAAGCTCGGAGACCCTTGTGCTGTACCCTTCAGGGATCCCCAAGAGTTAGTGCTGCTTTTGTCCTCCCTGCAGGTCACCCAAGGCGCTAGGGAATCTGCCTGGGGATGTTGGTGAGAGTCTAGGGTGCTGAGTGGGAGCATGGGGTCCGCCCCCTTATCACAACACGACCGCACGGACCCCTGCGGCCCCGAGGGGCTGTGGTTCTTTATCCATAGGGCAGGGACTCCCCTCCCCGGGTGGGTGTTGCCACAGCGTAGCCGACGTGGAAGAGGGATCGCTCTGTGAGTGAGCTTGTGTGGGGCCTCCTCTCCTTGGCAGCCACCAAGCCTGACATTCTGCAGAGAGCGTCTGTGGGCATCATAGACCAGAAGGCGTGCAGCGCACTCTACAACTCCTCCCTCACGGACAGGATGCTCTGCGCCGGCTTCCTGGAGGGCAAAGTGGACTCCTGCCAGGTGAGCATCCAGGGGGCCGCCTGACGTGTTCGCAGACGGAAGGGAAACAGTTTCCAGTGCGTCACAGCGAGCAGGGGAACCCTCAAGGGAACCCGAATGCCTGTAAATGTGTGGTTTAGAGAAATTGTCATATTTCCAAGCAGAAGATGAGGTGGGTGTGCATAAAAATACAGACACTAACTTGAAAATGTGCAGCATGTATTCACGAGAGAAAAAGCTAATCACAAGTTATGGCACGTGACTGCTCTGTGTCGCAGGGTAGCCAGTGAGCACCTGAGGTGTGTGTGATCCAGCTTAGGGGAAACCAGGCTCCAGAACCATGAAGGCCAAAGAACGTGAAGGCCAAAGAAATACACAAGTGGGGAAATGTATAGTCTTGGAAACAtcgatgtggggcgcctgggtggctcagttggttaagcatctgatttggttttggctcaggtcatgatctcacagtttgcaagatcaagccccatgtcagactttgcactgacagcacagagcctgattgggattccgccacccccccccccaccaccgctgtctctctccctctccccctccctctctctccccctctctccccctctcctcctcttcctaccacgtctgtctttctcaaaaaacatttttaaaaatcttgaagaaaTATCGATGCAAAACCCTTAATAAAATGTTAGACTAAATCTAATAAtgtgttaaaaggaaaataaatcacaacCATAGTGAGTTTATCTCATAAAATCTAGTCTGACACAGGAGAACTCAGTAACGCCACTCGTCACATTAGTAGACCAAAAGGGAAAAAGGGCGTCTTCtccaaaaccacagaaaaaggCATCCGATACTTTTTAACAACCATTCATAATTACGATTTTAAGAAATTCCAGTCCTATGAAAGACAACAGAAACCTACAGCCGACATCATGTTGATGGTGAAACAAAGCCTTCCATTCACACGCCAGGCTGCCTGCCGTCACCAAGGACATCTGGATTCATGCGGgaagtcaagaaaaaagaaaagcagagggatTTGTAAAGTAGACAAAAATGTAATCTGCAGTAACATGACTgtctaccaaaaaaataaaataaaaacacacagagcCAAGTAAGAAACTACAAAGATTCAAAAGAGTCCAGCAAGTCTGGCTTGATACAAGGTCATACAAAGTCAAGAATGTTTCTTTTCCCAGCAAAAATCAGCATCCTAGAAAAAGGGATCCCACTGACGTGGGAACAAAATCTGTGTGGTGTCTAGCAGTAAACTCTAGATGTTCAAGGTTTTCGTGGAGAATGTTACTAAACtctgcagaaaataaaaaggtctgaatgaatggaaaaacataccatattcatggatggtaagacaatattatgaagatctgtttgtctccattttttcctATAAATCACTGCAACTCCAGGcaaaattccaatagcatttcACCATATGACTTGGCAGGCTGGTTTTAAATTCACGCAGGAGAGCAAAGTAATGGTACCTGACCAGGCAGGGTAATCCTGGTAAAGAAGAATCAGGAATGTGTGTACCGCCGGGAACAACAAAATAGGAAGTGGCGCTGGCTCCTACTTCTGTGTCAACAACCAGCCCGAAGCTTAGTGACTTGGAACGAGACTCATCGATGGGGCTCCTGAACCTGCACTTTGGTAAGAGCTCAGCAGGGACGGATTCCGCCTGCTCGTCCCAGCAGAGAGGGCCAGGGCCCCAAAGGGTGGACTTCAGTGGTGACACTCAGAGGTATTGCTCACGTCCGCCAGGTTGAAAATATCGGCTGCAACACAAATGTACACTCACAGGCCGCAGTTGAGGGAAATGTGGCAAGTAACTTGCAGTGGGAACCTCTAGGGCAGCTTCTGGGAAGTGCActtgtgggttcaaatcctggctcctctTCCCACAAGCTCCGTGACTCCAGGCacgttactcaacctctctgggcctcggatTCTTGTCTGTAAAACGGGGCCATAGTAATCCCTGTCTGCTAGGGCTGCTGTgacttgaatgaatgaagcaagTTGTAAAATATTACATGTAacatatttatgtacattttattttttatttattttttaaatgtttttatttttgagacagagagagagcatgagcaggggaggggcagagagagagggagacacagaacccaaagcaggctccagggtctgagctgtcagcacagagcccgacgcggggctcgaacccacagagtgtgagatcatgacctgagctgaagtcggacgcccaaccgactgagccacccaggtgccccttatgtacattttaaagacaGCACTACATATTTTCTAAAGTTactaataaatgtaaaagcatAGTGGGACCCACCAAGCTCCTAATATGTTCACTTTTGGGGAAATGGGGCCCCGGGACCAGGGGCAGGGCTGTATCGGTCCCCGCTGCTGTGTAACAAAACTCCCCAAAGCTTGGTGGTGTGAAACAGCCATTTCTTCCAATCATGGATTTTGTGGGTTGGAAATTCCGGTGGGGCCCAGTGGGGCTGGCTTGTGTGCTCCACATGGCGTCTGCGGCCTGCAGTGGGACGGCTCAAAGGCTGATGTCCCAGGAGATTCTGAAGGGGTTTCGACTTGCACATCCAATACCGGTTGTTGGCTGGGGTCTCAGCTACACCCTACATGTGGCCTCTCCACGTGGACTCCGCCTGGGCTCCTTTCCACCTCGAAACGTGCTGGCTGGCTCCCAAGAGCAGGTAATTCAAGGCAGCAAGATGGAAGTCACCTGGCATCACTGTCCCCAAAGTCTAGGGGCGAAGGCAGCCGCAGAGCTGTGCCCAGGGTCATGTGGAGAAGCAGACCCCCACCTCCCAATGGGAGGAGTGCCAAGATCTCCGCGTTCAAAGAGCACATGTGGGATGAGGGAGACCGTCTCCTGCCACCTTTGGGAAAAGCAGTCTGCTGTGTGGCCTAAGCTCTATTGTAacattctgagtttttttttaattttttttttttcaacgttttattttatttttgggacagagagagacagagcatgaacgggggagggtcagagagagagggagacacagaatcagaaacaggctccaggctctgagccatcagcccagagcccgacgtggggcttgaactcacggaccgcgagattgtgacctggctgaagtcggacgcttaaccaactgcgccacccaggcgccccaatgtaacattctgagtttttaaagaaaagcaaggggtgcctgggtggctctgtcggttaagtgtccgacttcagctcaggtcatgatctcacggttcgtgggttcgggctctgtgtcaggctctgtgctgacagctcagagcctggagcctgcttcggattctgtgtctccctctctctctgaccctcccccgttcatgctctctctgtctctctctctctctctctcaaaaataaacaaacatgcaaaaaattaaaacaaaaaacaaaatgggggcgcctgggtggctcagtccgttgagcctctgactcttgatttcagctcgggtcatgatctcacagtccaggacttggagccccgtgtccagcCGGCTCTGTGCAGACTAcatggaacctgctggggattctgtctctccctctgcccctttcccgctctctctccctctctcaaaaataaatttaaaaaaagttttgtttttttttttttctttttaaaggaagagcAGTATGTTACTGgtgtaaatttttttgaaatgtatagAAAAAAGGCTGGCGGCTAATGAGCAGAGACTGGGTTttctgcgtttttttttttttttttttttttttttacatctcaagaacaaaagcaggaaaaattgaagttcagagagaAGTGACTTGATCAAGGTAATGCAAGGTCTGAAGCCAGGTCTCCGGAGCCCCCGTGCCGTGTCTCCTGCTCCACTGATGGGTCTCAGCCACCCATGGGAAGGCTGGAGGGCCAGGCGGTGCCCCCTGCAGAGAAGGCGCCGCAGGGCCACAGCCAGCTCTTCACTTTTTTGCTTTAacttcctcccctctccaccccccccccccaagtctctGAGGAATAAGTGATCTGCATCATCGCGTGTGCTGGGGGCGGACGGCGTGTGGTCTCGCACACCGTGTGAAAGGATGGCCACAACAGATGTAGCtcaccttctccttccttccctttcaggGCGACTCCGGGGGACCCCTGGCCTGCGAGGAGGCCCCCGGTGTGTTTTACCTGGCGGGGATTGTGAGCTGGGGGGTCGGCTGCGCTCAGGCCCGGAGACCTGGCGTGTACGCTCGAATCACCAGGCTCAAGGGCTGGATCCTGGACACCATGTCCTCCGGCCTCCTCCCCACCGCGAGGACCCCCGCCACCAGGCAGTCCTCTGGGACGGCAGCTGCCTTCACAGTCCCGGGAGTCCCGGCCAGCACGGCCACCCCCTCGGCCACCAGCAGGGCGACCAGCCAGCCCGCCAACATGACTGCAGCCACCGTAAGCGCCACTGCTGGGGGACAGACACCCCTCCCAGACGCCCCGAGGACCACCGTGGGCTTCCAGCCACCAGGTACTGGGGCGAGTGGAGTGATGTGCGGGTGGCAGGCGTCCCGTGTGGGTCTGCTCACGCTGTTAACGTCACAGGGGCCACAGTGCgcggagggtgggggcaggcttCACCAACAGATGCTTGTTCTCACCCaggctggaggtcagaagtctgtgTAGACATTGTGCTCTCCCTTGTGCGTGTCCTCATGTCGTCACCTGTAAGGACACCTGTCACACTGgatcagcacccccccccccccccccccccgtcctgaGAGCCCGGGACACGGGCACTGGTTGGCCAGATGTATGTTGTCTAGTGGCAGGTGCCTTAGCCCCAAGCCCCTGTCTGCTCctgtgttatttattatttatttacttatttatttatttttaatttttttaagtctgtttattcacttagagagagagagcccaagtaggggaggggcagagagagaggaagagagaatcccaagcaggctttgcactgtcagcgcaaaacTTGATGtcggccttgaacccacaaaccacgagaccatgaccctggctgaagccagatgcttaacctactgagccacccaggtgcccctattttttattaaaaaaaatttttactgtttatttttgagacagagagcggggcagagagagagggagacacagaatccgaaacaggctccaggctctgagctgtcagcacagagcctgacacggggctcgaactcatgaaccatgaaatcatgacctgagccaaagctggacactcaaccaactgagccacccgggcactcctttatttttttaacgcttatttattatttattttgagagagcgtgcaagggtgggggaggggcaaaaggagagggacagagagagaatcccaggcaggctgtgtgctgtgcCCAAcatgagcccaacgtggggctcgatcccacaaccctgagaccacgacttgagctgaaaccaagaggcggaCGCTCAATTGacggccacccaggcgccgctgtgCGCTCCTGTTACAAAACGGAGACTTTTCTGAGGCACCAGGGCATGTGGGGAAGTGCCCGGCGGGAGGGTCATCGTGGACGTCCAGGCACCCGTCGTCCATGCTTGAAAGCCTCCTCTGGGCCTCCCTGGGCCGAGCCCGCCGTGCGATGCCATGCGGCGCGGCAGGGAACGAGACGTTGGCGACGCACACACAGTCCCTGGCAGGCAGGAGTGAAAAGGGGACTGTGCAGGCCCCAGCTGACCCCACAGGCCCCGCTCAGGGGCCCCTGGCTAAATTGGCTCAGCCCATCTTGGCAGAACGGGCCCAGAGAGATACTGACGGAGAACGTGCCTTTGAGATCCTTCGTGCGTGACTAAAGCATTTTTTATTAAACAGTGATCAGAAGGTACGAACGCATATTGGCAGGTCCGGAGTAAAACGCCATCGAGAGCAGCCAGCTTCATACTGGCTGCAGCGTCGTGGGGAACCAAGGGCAGGACAAGGCCTGGCTTCTGTGGGGCGCGGGGTGTGCTGGGGAGACCCCTGTCTTAGCAACCATCCCACTCctgccctgccaccccccccccccaccgtgtcAGTTTCAAGGGACCGAGTGGTAGGTCACAAAACTCAGAGAGGAAGTGCTGCCACAGAGGAGGGGCCCTACCAATTAGggtggaggcggggtggggggctgggggagggccctGGGCACACCGCCCCCGCCTGCCCCCAGCGGACATGAACTGAACGTTGTGCTCCTGTCCAGATGCTGAGGGGCGGAGTCTGGCTTCATTCAGGCGGGGAGCAGGTCGGCAGGGAGGGACCGAGCACGCTTCTGGGAGTCCCAGGGGTTCAGCACGTGGGGCTGCGGGCCTCTGCTGGCTGCATCCACTTTCCTTCCTCCTGGGGAGTTTCCCAGAATTCCCGGCTGTTCCAAGTCCCCATCTCCAGCATCCTCACCGACTCCCCTATAGAGACTGCGACCCAGGGGggtttccctgcttccctcctgcaTCAGGGtccctccctgggccccctggATCCCCACTGTCCTGTTCAGGGGTGGCAGGGGTGTGTGCGTCTGGTCTAACCCCAGGACACAGGAGCTGGGGGAAAGCGCTCGTGGTCACTATCTTTAAGGATGTGTCGCCTTCTCTTCCctattctcttccctttccctcgcACACGTATGGACGTGTGCACACGTGGCCCGATGAGCCTGGGTCGCTCAGGCACGGACCTGTGCCCACAAAGCCAGGTTTAGGGGCTCGCTGCAGCCTTCAGAACCATCGCACGGCTCCCAGACCAAGGAAGGGTCTGGGGGCACAGAGGGGGTGGATGGCATCGAAAAGAAGCAGTCTCTGTTGGCTGCGGGCCCAGTCGGCCACATGCCAGGGGTCCGGGCAAGGGTCGTCTAGACCCTTTCAGGGGGACCCAGGTCCTGTTTCCCTGGCAACACAAAGTTAAGACGGATGCGGAGCATCCAGTCCGGAACCCGCTGAGAAGTTATGCACCTGGACCGGAAAGGAGACGAAGGTCCCAGGCCAAAGGGGGTCTTCTGTTCACTGGTTCCTGACGGCAGTTTCTGCTGGTCTGGGTGCGGGGAAGCTTCCAGCAGGGACGCTCAGGGATACTTCACAGCTGCCGCTGCTTGTTCCTGGCAGAAACACTGTCTCTGTAGCCGGCTTTATCTGGGTCTGGCCTCCCGCCCTGGTGATTTTTACTGTTCTAATAGTCACAGCCAAGTTCTTGGCCTCCAGTGGAGGTGAGGAAGCCCCCTGGAAT is a window from the Leopardus geoffroyi isolate Oge1 chromosome A2, O.geoffroyi_Oge1_pat1.0, whole genome shotgun sequence genome containing:
- the TMPRSS9 gene encoding transmembrane protease serine 9 yields the protein MEPTAGDLQLVPGTAKEVPAPYTSCCRMALCVVVATSIIMVTLGVLMASLSTQGVDVEHTAELQGVRYAHSLQHEASDYYRTLTPALEWLFVSSFRETELEASCVGCTVLSYRDGNSSVFVHFRLHFLLPASQSLSLGLEEELLRRGLRARLQGHGIPLAAHGTIVSAQLTGSQKAPWTERDLKSGHCPGNTFSCRNGQCVTKVNPECDDRVDCSDGSDEAHCDCGLQPGWKTAGRIVGGVEASPGEFPWQVSLRENKEHFCGAAVIGARWLVSAAHCFNGFQDPAEWVAYAGTTHLSGAEASTVRVRVARITPHPLYNPDTADFDVAVLELDGPLAFGRHVQPVCLPAATHVFPPRRKCLISGWGYLKEDFLVKPDMLQKATVELLDQGLCASLYGHSLTDRMLCAGYLDGKVDSCQGDSGGPLVCEEPSGRFFLAGIVSWGIGCAEARRPGVYARVTRLRDWILEAITAASRPLAPTAAPASTTASTARPTSPESPTRPTLGLSAAPPDSVTASKPQECGARPAMEKPTRIVGGLGAVSGEVPWQVSLKEGSRHFCGATVVGDRWLLSAAHCFNHTKVELVRAHLGTASLTGVGGNPVKMGLKRAVLHPQYNPGILDFDVAVLELAGPLGFNKYIQPVCLPLAIQKFPVGRKCMISGWGNTQEGNATKPDILQRASVGIIDQKACSALYNSSLTDRMLCAGFLEGKVDSCQGDSGGPLACEEAPGVFYLAGIVSWGVGCAQARRPGVYARITRLKGWILDTMSSGLLPTARTPATRQSSGTAAAFTVPGVPASTATPSATSRATSQPANMTAATVSATAGGQTPLPDAPRTTVGFQPPDCGLAPVAAMTRIVGGSAAARGEWPWQVSLWLRRREHRCGAVLVAERWLLSAAHCFDVYGDPKQWAAFLGTPFLSGAEGQLERVARIYKHPFYNLYTLDYDVALLELAGPVRRGRLVRPICLPEPTPRPPDGARCVITGWGSVREGGSMARQLQKAAVRLLSEQTCRRFYPVQISSRMLCAGFPQGGVDSCSGDAGGPLACREPSGRWVLTGVTSWGYGCGRPHFPGVYTRVAAVRGWIGQNIQE